The following DNA comes from Pseudomonas sp. MYb118.
CCTGCTCGCGATGACGGCGGAACATTCGATGTCGAGGTTGGCTGACACACCGCTATCGCGAGCATGCTCGCTCCTACAGTGTTTTGGGGTGTTCATGGCATCGGGAGCACCTGAAAAAACTGTGGGAGCGGGCTTGCCCGCGATGACGGCGGAACATTCGATGCTGAGGTTGGCTGACACACCGCTATCGCGAGCAAGCTCGCTCCTACAGTGTTAGAACCGGTAGGCCGCCGGGATTTCCTGGGTGATGAATTCCTGCATGTGCGCAAGGAACGCCACCTGCAGATTCGACGCCGGGCCCTGGACCGGCAGCAGCATGCTGAAGTCCATCTCGATGGCTGGCTCGAACGCCCGGAACACTACGCCAGTGCCGCGGTATTCGACAGCGCTGATCGCGTCCACCAGCGCCACCCCCAGGCCCTGTTCGACGAAAGCGCACATGGGCAGCGACAGTTGGGTTTCCAGGCGCAGCTCGCGCTCGACCCCGTAAGCGGCAAAGATCGAGTCGATGTGCTGGCGCGAGCCGATGGACTGCGGGTAGGAAATGAACGCCTCGCCTTGCAGGTCTTCGGGGTGGATCGTGGGTTTGTCCCGCAGCCGATGATGGGCCGGCAAGGCGCAGAGCATGCGCGTGGCCAGCAGTTTTTCCGCGCGCGGGCTGGGGTAAGTGTTGGGCAACACGATGATGCCCAGGTCGCAGCGCTGACCGACTACCAGGTCGACAACCTCGCGGGACGACAGCACCAGCAATGAAATCTGCACCTGCTCATGCCGGGCGGTGAACGCGGCGATGGCGCGCGGCAGGAACGACAGACCCATGGCCGGGGCACAGGCGATCTGCAGGGAGCCGCGCTTGAGGCTGCGGATCTCCTGGGCGGTGCGCGCAATGCGTTCGACCCCGAGCAGCGAGCGCTGCACTTCCTGATACAGCGTCATGGCTTCGGCGGTGGGTTGCAGCCGGCCCTTGGCGCGCACGAACAGATTGAAACCGATGTCTTCCTCCAGGCTGGCGATCAGGCGCGTCGCGGCGGGCTGCGAGATGTGCAGCATTTCGGCGGCGCGGGTGACGGTCTGACCGAGAATGACGGCGCGAAAGGCTTCCAGCTGGCGAAGATTCATCGGGACACCCTTCAGGACAAGCCATAACAAAAAGACATGGTCTTGCCAAAATAAAGCATTTTTCAAGCGCCTGTCAGCTCTTTAGCATCGAATTCATCAAGATCATCCAGGCATAAAGCCTGCGCCGTGGCGGGTCGGTCGGCGTCGGAAGGGCGACAGTGAGTTCATGCAAAAAACTGATGTCATGATTGTGGGGGCGGGTCTGGTGGGGCTGTCCATTGCCTACGGACTGGCCTTGCTCGGTCGCCAGGTCAGCGTGCTGGACGAAGGCGACGACGCCTTGCGCGCCGCCCGTGGCAACTTCGGTTTGCTCTGGGTGCAGGGCAAGGGCTACGGGATGAGCCCCTACGCACAATGGACTCGTGATGCGGTGGCGTTATGGCCGCGTTTCGCCGCATCGTTGCAGGCCGACACCGGCATCGACCTGCACCTGCGCCAGGCGGGCGGGTTTCAGTTGTGCCTGAGCGACGAGGAAATGGCCGAGGAGAGCCGCCGGCTGTTGTGGCTGCGCGAGGCCCTCGGTGACTACCCGTTCGAACTGCTCGACGCCGGACAACTGCGCAGTCGCTTGCCGGGGGTAGGGCCGACGGTGGTGGGCGCGTGTTACTCGCCCATGGACGGACACGTCAACCCGTTGAAGCTGCTGCGTTCGCTGTATGCCGCCTGCCGGGCACGCGGGGTCAACATCATCAATGGCCATCGCGTCACCGCCATCGAACGACGCGCTGCGGGTTTCCAACTACAAGCCGGTGAACAGCACTGGCACGCCGATCGGCTGGTGCTCGCCGCGGGCCTGGGCAATCGCGAACTGGGCGCGCAGTTGGGTATCGACGTGCCCGTGAGTCCCAACCGTGGGCAGATCCTCGTCACCGAACGGCTCAAGCCGTTCCTGCATTACCCCACCACCTATGTGCGCCAGACCGACGAAGGCACCGTGCAACTGGGCGACTCCCATGAATCGGCGGGTTTCGACGACGGCACCGGCAGCCAGGTGATGGCGACCATCGCCGCACGCGCCGTGCGCTGCTTCCCGCGGTTGGGCGAGGTGCGCCTGGTGCGGGCCTGGGGCGCATTGCGGGTGATGAGCCAGGACGGTTATCCCATCTACGAAGCCTCCCAGGCGTGCCCGGGGGCGGTGGTGGTCAGTTGCCACAGCGGCGTGACCCTGGCGGCGATCCACGCACTGCGCCTGGCGCCGTGGATAGACGGCGAGTTCGACGATCCGGCGGTGGCCGCTTTCGGCCTGCAACGTTTTGCCCGCCCAAGTGAGGTGCGCCATGTCGGTTGAACCCTTGTTCCAGGCGTTGAGCCCGGTGGAAAACAGCGTGCGCATCGAATTCGAAGGCGCGTCGCTGGCGGTGCCCGCCGGGGTGTCCCTGGCGGCGGCATTGCTGGCCAGCGGCGTCACCTACACCCGCGAAAGCGCGGTCAACGGCCGGCTCGGTGCACCGTTCTGCATGATGGGCGTGTGCTTCGAGTGCCTGGTGGAGGTTGACGGACAGGCGAACTGCCAGGCCTGCCTGCTGCCTGTGCGGGCCGGCATGCGCGTGCGGCGTCAACGCGGGGCCCGCGCGGTGGGCGATGAGGAGATGACGGATGAATGAGCAAACGGTCGACCTCGTCGTGATCGGCGCCGGTCCCGCCGGCATGAGCGCGGCGCTCGAGGCTACTCGCCATGGCTTGTCGGTGGTGGTGCTGGACGAGCAGGGCAGCCCGGGCGGGCAGATCTATCGCAACATCCAGCAGGCCGACGTGCGCAGCCGCCAGGTACTGGGCGCGGACTATGCCGCCGGCGCGCCATTGGCTGCACAGTTCATGCAGTGTGGCGCGCGCTATTTGCCGGGTGCTGCGGTGTGGCAGGTGACGCCGCAACGCCAGGTGCATTTTCTGCACGAGGGCCGTGCGCACATCCTCCAGGGGCGGCAGGTGTTGATCGCCACCGGTGCCTTCGAGCGGCCGATGCCGATTCCGGGCTGGACCCTGCCGGGGGTGATGACCGCCGGTGCCGGGCAGATACTCCTGAAAAACGCTGCACTGGTGCCGCAAGGCCCGCTGGTGCTGGCCGGTTGCGGGCCGTTGTTGTACCTGCTGGCGCTGCAGTACTTGCGCGCCGGCGTCGCCATTGACGCGTTGGTCGATACCAGTGGCCCCGGCGACCTGCTGCGCGCCTGGCGTACCATTCCCGGTGCCTTGCGCGGTTGGCGCGACCTGTTCAAGGGCCTGCAGATGCTCGCCGAGTTGAAACGCGCCGGGATCCGTCATTACCGCAATGCGCGGAATTTACGCATCGAAGGCCAGGCCCGCGCCAGCGCCCTGAGCTTTGCCACTGGCGGGCGCACGTGGACCGTGCCGGCTGGATTGATCCTGCTGCACCAGGGCGTGGTGCCCAATACACAGATCAGTTGGTCGCTGAAATTGCAACACGACTGGAACGACCAGCAGTTGTGCTGGATCGCGCGCCGTGACCACCAGGGCGAAACCAGCCAGCAGGGGATTTTCATTGCCGGTGACGGCGGAGCCATCGGCGGCGCGCAGGTCGCACGCGTCGAGGGGCGGGTGGTCGGCCTGGCGATTGCCGCACGGGCGGCAAAACTCGATGCGCAGCAGGCCCGGCGACTCAGCGAACCTTGCCACCGGGCCCTGCGGCGCCTGCGTGCGGCGCGGCCTTTGATCAATGCCTTGTACCGGCCGCAGCAGCAGAACCGCATCCCTGCTGACGAGGTGATCGTCTGCCGCTGCGAGGAGGTCAGCGCCGGTGCGATTCGCCAGTTTGTCCAACTGGGGTGCCTGGGACCCAACCAGGCCAAGGCGTTCGGACGCTGCGGCATGGGGCCGTGCCAGGGCCGCCAATGCGGCTTGAGCGTCACCGAGATCATCGCCGAACAACGCCAGGTGCCCGCCGCCGAGGTGGGTTACTACCGCATTCGCTCACCGCTCAAACCCATCACCCTTGCCCAACTGTCCACCGAGACACCTTTGACCCAGGAGCCTGTATGAGCCTTATCCAACGCATCGAAAGCAACCCCCGCCTGAGCCGCAGCGTCGTGCACAACGGCGTGGCCTGGCTGAGCGGCATCGTCGCCGCCGATTGCAGCCAGGACATCCGCGGCCAGACCCGCCAGGTGCTGCAACGGGTCGACGAACTGCTGGCGCTGTCCGGCAGCGACAAGAGCCGCCTGCTCAGCGTGCAGATCTGGATGAAGGACATGAGCGCCGACTTTGCCGGCATGAATGAAACCTGGAGTGCCTGGGTCGACGCCGCACAGACCCCGGCCCGTGCCACTGCGCAGGTGGCGTTCGACGACCCGCAGATTCTGTTGGAGCTGATCGTCACCGCCGCCACCTGAGTGATGCCGTCGTACCGGACCGGTACGACGAAGGAGCAGGGCGCCGGTTAGAGCCGCCCACTCCACCTGTTCACATTGCCGCTGCCATAACGGGCGCCTTCCTTCGCGGAGCGCCCGACACAAACAACATCGCATCTGGAGCATGTATGAACGTAAAAAACGCTGTGTTTGGTGTCATCTCGCTGCTGGCTCTGGCCGGCAATCTGCACGCGGCCGAGCAACCGCTGCGCCTGGGCATCGAGGCGGCTTATCCGCCGTTCGCCTCGAAGACCCCCGATAATCAGATCGTCGGTTTCGATTACGACATCGGCCAGGCACTGTGCGCCGAGATGAAAATCCAGTGCGAGTGGAAGGAGCAGGAGTTCGACGGCCTGATCCCGGCGCTCAAGGTGAAGAAGGTCGACGCGGTGATCTCGTCGATGTCCATGACCCCGGAACGCCTCAAATCGGTGGACTTCAGCAATCGCTACTACCGCATCCCGGCGCGTCTGGTGTTCAAGAAGGGCAGCGGCATCAGCGACATTCCGGCTCAGCTCAAAGGCAAGCGCATCGGCGTGCAGC
Coding sequences within:
- a CDS encoding ABC transporter substrate-binding protein, with the protein product MNVKNAVFGVISLLALAGNLHAAEQPLRLGIEAAYPPFASKTPDNQIVGFDYDIGQALCAEMKIQCEWKEQEFDGLIPALKVKKVDAVISSMSMTPERLKSVDFSNRYYRIPARLVFKKGSGISDIPAQLKGKRIGVQRATNFDRYVTEKFAPAGAEIVRYGSQNEIFLDLLGGRLDATMASSVVIDESLLKRPEGQDYEFVGPNFTEEQFFGTGIGIAVRKNDPLAERFNQALAAIRADGTYDTIRKKYFDFDIYGE
- a CDS encoding LysR substrate-binding domain-containing protein — encoded protein: MNLRQLEAFRAVILGQTVTRAAEMLHISQPAATRLIASLEEDIGFNLFVRAKGRLQPTAEAMTLYQEVQRSLLGVERIARTAQEIRSLKRGSLQIACAPAMGLSFLPRAIAAFTARHEQVQISLLVLSSREVVDLVVGQRCDLGIIVLPNTYPSPRAEKLLATRMLCALPAHHRLRDKPTIHPEDLQGEAFISYPQSIGSRQHIDSIFAAYGVERELRLETQLSLPMCAFVEQGLGVALVDAISAVEYRGTGVVFRAFEPAIEMDFSMLLPVQGPASNLQVAFLAHMQEFITQEIPAAYRF
- a CDS encoding NAD(P)/FAD-dependent oxidoreductase — protein: MQKTDVMIVGAGLVGLSIAYGLALLGRQVSVLDEGDDALRAARGNFGLLWVQGKGYGMSPYAQWTRDAVALWPRFAASLQADTGIDLHLRQAGGFQLCLSDEEMAEESRRLLWLREALGDYPFELLDAGQLRSRLPGVGPTVVGACYSPMDGHVNPLKLLRSLYAACRARGVNIINGHRVTAIERRAAGFQLQAGEQHWHADRLVLAAGLGNRELGAQLGIDVPVSPNRGQILVTERLKPFLHYPTTYVRQTDEGTVQLGDSHESAGFDDGTGSQVMATIAARAVRCFPRLGEVRLVRAWGALRVMSQDGYPIYEASQACPGAVVVSCHSGVTLAAIHALRLAPWIDGEFDDPAVAAFGLQRFARPSEVRHVG
- a CDS encoding (2Fe-2S)-binding protein, producing MSVEPLFQALSPVENSVRIEFEGASLAVPAGVSLAAALLASGVTYTRESAVNGRLGAPFCMMGVCFECLVEVDGQANCQACLLPVRAGMRVRRQRGARAVGDEEMTDE
- a CDS encoding RidA family protein, with the protein product MSLIQRIESNPRLSRSVVHNGVAWLSGIVAADCSQDIRGQTRQVLQRVDELLALSGSDKSRLLSVQIWMKDMSADFAGMNETWSAWVDAAQTPARATAQVAFDDPQILLELIVTAAT
- a CDS encoding FAD-dependent oxidoreductase, with product MNEQTVDLVVIGAGPAGMSAALEATRHGLSVVVLDEQGSPGGQIYRNIQQADVRSRQVLGADYAAGAPLAAQFMQCGARYLPGAAVWQVTPQRQVHFLHEGRAHILQGRQVLIATGAFERPMPIPGWTLPGVMTAGAGQILLKNAALVPQGPLVLAGCGPLLYLLALQYLRAGVAIDALVDTSGPGDLLRAWRTIPGALRGWRDLFKGLQMLAELKRAGIRHYRNARNLRIEGQARASALSFATGGRTWTVPAGLILLHQGVVPNTQISWSLKLQHDWNDQQLCWIARRDHQGETSQQGIFIAGDGGAIGGAQVARVEGRVVGLAIAARAAKLDAQQARRLSEPCHRALRRLRAARPLINALYRPQQQNRIPADEVIVCRCEEVSAGAIRQFVQLGCLGPNQAKAFGRCGMGPCQGRQCGLSVTEIIAEQRQVPAAEVGYYRIRSPLKPITLAQLSTETPLTQEPV